The Nitrosospira lacus genome window below encodes:
- a CDS encoding DUF4385 family protein — MCGPRKRKSMPRWRFKTPDISRNSGTILNSMFENYLKAWDLRCDMARKINVNQIIVRRCANYKSGKKYVEMIINGGIHARSGTIA; from the coding sequence TTGTGCGGACCCCGTAAAAGAAAATCGATGCCACGCTGGCGCTTTAAGACACCGGACATCTCACGGAACAGCGGTACCATCCTTAACAGTATGTTTGAGAATTATTTGAAAGCCTGGGACCTTCGGTGCGACATGGCCAGAAAAATTAATGTCAATCAGATAATCGTGCGGCGTTGCGCAAACTATAAAAGTGGGAAAAAATATGTCGAAATGATAATAAATGGTGGCATTCATGCCCGATCGGGAACGATAGCATAA
- a CDS encoding hemerythrin domain-containing protein codes for MPTTRSSTINHKTTTHPTARRETSHDAIKLLTEDHTKVKKMFKDFEKLCQKNDNRGKEELAAKICGELTVHAQLEEEIFYPAVREAIDEDKLMNEAMIEHASAKDLITQIQSMKASDPMFDATVTVLGEYINHHIKEEQNEIFPKTQKAGMDLEALGEEIKERKEALLKE; via the coding sequence ATGCCCACAACGAGAAGTAGCACTATAAACCATAAAACCACCACTCACCCCACTGCGCGGCGAGAAACTTCCCACGACGCAATTAAATTATTGACAGAGGATCATACGAAGGTAAAGAAAATGTTCAAGGATTTCGAGAAGTTGTGCCAGAAGAATGACAATAGGGGAAAGGAGGAGCTGGCAGCAAAAATTTGCGGGGAGCTCACCGTGCATGCCCAGCTGGAAGAGGAAATTTTCTATCCCGCCGTCCGCGAAGCGATTGATGAGGACAAGCTGATGAATGAAGCGATGATAGAGCACGCATCCGCAAAGGATCTTATCACCCAGATCCAATCGATGAAAGCTTCTGATCCCATGTTCGATGCGACGGTGACGGTACTCGGTGAGTATATCAATCATCATATTAAGGAAGAGCAGAACGAAATATTTCCGAAAACACAGAAAGCCGGAATGGATCTCGAAGCATTAGGGGAGGAAATAAAGGAGCGCAAGGAAGCTCTTTTAAAGGAGTAG
- a CDS encoding CbiX/SirB N-terminal domain-containing protein — protein MTHSNPLHHFIFIYLAGFSTQKYPLLKRCYRLTLAALLATVLISPGFADENLGRQERRTGFLVVAADRGFLGNEEIIDSFQLFAKGRNASLVFVTDERTRKYLRNGADMLLRKGAECIVVIPLFISAATPRYLLVRQLLEKEKLDVPVFQARVYGESFIAVEDLTDKFRTIQEPAETGVVVVGYGAVDNDSEQKMQADWQRIAKKASAGFDFPSISVLVGYDKKDEDAEKRTIRLKHGLAEAANRNGGKGRIVVVPFHFGPRFDSMMSFNTGLKRLLPPGAHLLEDSGSDTGASINSSENTGLVTRNLATWMQREANRSQPPASGDMGVVILSHGSDFNWNETMREAVRPLMKRYKIEFAFSMADQPTIERALLKLEQRGAKTAVIVRVFAMEDSFRTPVERMAGLDIEGVAQDTYDAHAGQGHGHGAAAAVPAPRIRTSLPIQTVGGIGASPLFAAALLDRARLLSKNPARDTVILIAHGSGSDRQNELWTRALEDVAEQMRKAEGKEFHAIKVATWREDWPDKRTPWVDKIRAMVEDARKEGGSAIVIPARTTGQGPEDKFLSGLEYDLGSGFAPHPKFVQWVDEQVRAGMAQFADARRSNLTTVEAGDYAPSPEKDLWW, from the coding sequence ATGACCCACAGTAATCCTTTGCATCACTTTATCTTCATCTATTTGGCGGGTTTCAGCACGCAAAAATATCCATTACTTAAGCGCTGTTATCGCCTTACCCTGGCGGCTTTGCTCGCCACGGTGTTGATTAGTCCTGGTTTTGCGGATGAAAACTTGGGCAGGCAGGAGAGGCGAACCGGTTTTCTGGTGGTGGCGGCGGATCGCGGCTTTCTTGGCAATGAAGAAATTATCGATAGCTTTCAGTTATTTGCGAAGGGACGCAACGCATCGCTGGTATTTGTTACTGATGAGCGTACGCGCAAATACCTCCGGAACGGTGCGGATATGCTGTTGAGAAAGGGTGCGGAGTGCATCGTGGTAATTCCCTTGTTTATCTCTGCCGCTACGCCGCGTTATCTGCTTGTCCGCCAGTTATTGGAGAAGGAAAAGCTGGATGTGCCTGTATTCCAAGCGCGTGTTTACGGCGAGAGTTTTATCGCGGTCGAGGATCTGACCGACAAATTTCGCACTATTCAGGAGCCTGCAGAAACCGGCGTTGTGGTTGTCGGCTATGGCGCGGTTGATAATGATAGCGAGCAGAAAATGCAAGCGGACTGGCAGCGTATTGCGAAGAAAGCATCCGCCGGCTTTGATTTCCCGTCGATCAGTGTATTGGTTGGCTACGACAAGAAAGATGAAGATGCAGAAAAGCGCACCATCAGGCTGAAACACGGTCTGGCTGAAGCTGCGAACCGTAACGGCGGTAAAGGCAGGATTGTCGTGGTGCCGTTTCATTTCGGCCCAAGGTTCGACAGCATGATGTCGTTCAATACGGGGCTTAAACGACTACTTCCTCCCGGCGCCCACCTCCTGGAAGACAGCGGTTCCGATACCGGCGCCAGCATTAATTCCAGTGAGAACACTGGCCTGGTCACCAGGAATCTGGCGACCTGGATGCAACGGGAAGCCAACCGGAGCCAGCCGCCTGCCAGCGGAGATATGGGTGTTGTCATCCTGTCCCATGGTTCCGATTTCAATTGGAACGAGACCATGCGCGAGGCGGTGCGGCCCCTGATGAAGCGTTACAAAATCGAGTTCGCATTTTCCATGGCCGATCAACCGACAATCGAACGCGCACTTCTCAAACTGGAGCAGCGCGGTGCAAAGACTGCGGTAATCGTGCGCGTATTTGCCATGGAGGACAGCTTCCGTACGCCTGTCGAACGTATGGCCGGACTGGATATTGAGGGCGTGGCACAGGACACCTACGATGCCCATGCCGGGCAAGGTCATGGACATGGTGCGGCCGCCGCCGTTCCGGCGCCCCGTATTCGCACCAGCCTGCCGATCCAGACAGTGGGCGGTATTGGCGCCAGTCCCCTGTTCGCGGCCGCATTGCTGGACCGGGCGCGTTTACTATCAAAGAATCCCGCGCGTGATACGGTCATCCTGATTGCGCACGGTTCCGGCAGTGATCGGCAGAACGAGCTGTGGACCCGGGCGCTGGAAGACGTTGCAGAGCAGATGCGCAAGGCTGAAGGCAAGGAATTCCATGCAATCAAGGTGGCGACGTGGCGCGAAGATTGGCCCGACAAGCGCACACCATGGGTGGACAAAATTCGTGCAATGGTTGAGGACGCAAGAAAGGAAGGGGGAAGCGCTATCGTAATCCCCGCACGAACCACGGGGCAGGGTCCTGAAGACAAATTTCTTTCCGGGCTTGAATATGACCTGGGCAGCGGCTTTGCGCCGCACCCGAAGTTTGTGCAATGGGTGGATGAACAAGTCAGGGCAGGGATGGCACAATTCGCCGATGCTCGCCGCTCCAACCTGACTACGGTGGAGGCGGGCGATTATGCGCCCTCTCCCGAAAAGGATTTATGGTGGTAA
- a CDS encoding IS4 family transposase: protein MAHCNTVFLQLLKIVGRHEFEAIASLHHQGQRLRKTSRWAQFVAMVFAQLSGRQSLRDIETNLQAQRQHSYHLGSAPISRSSLARLNNQQPASCYEALFYRLYERCLKRAPKHGFRFKNPLYALDASLIDLSLKLFPWSHYALGKGAMKLQVGLDLRGNLPAFATLTESRKADSECAKLLALPKGSIVVCDRGYNDYSWYKLLTGQGVFYVTRQRGNATYEVIERCAVPVHSSVISDAVIRFNSYRSCQKELPNVRQVVYQDAQTQREYIFITNHFKLSAQTIAAIYKQRWQVELFFKWIKQNLKIKSFLGTSKNAVMTQIWIAMCVYLLLAFIKFSHQVAISQQQILRLLALNLFAKRDLIRLIKTEPPPGDHQPIQGALW, encoded by the coding sequence ATGGCGCATTGTAATACAGTCTTCTTGCAACTGCTTAAAATTGTTGGCAGACATGAATTTGAAGCGATCGCTTCTTTGCATCACCAAGGCCAGAGGTTGCGCAAGACCAGCCGCTGGGCACAGTTTGTTGCCATGGTATTTGCACAGTTGAGCGGGCGGCAGAGTTTGCGTGATATTGAAACCAACCTGCAAGCACAACGCCAGCACAGCTATCACTTGGGCAGCGCGCCCATTTCCCGGTCCAGTCTGGCACGCCTGAATAACCAGCAACCCGCTAGTTGTTACGAAGCGCTGTTTTACCGTCTGTATGAGCGCTGCCTCAAGCGGGCACCCAAGCACGGCTTCCGCTTTAAGAATCCGCTTTATGCGCTGGATGCTTCTCTCATTGATCTATCGCTCAAGCTTTTTCCCTGGTCGCATTACGCGTTGGGAAAAGGCGCCATGAAGTTACAGGTTGGACTGGATTTAAGAGGCAATCTGCCCGCATTTGCCACCCTCACGGAAAGCAGGAAGGCGGATAGCGAGTGCGCCAAACTGCTTGCCTTGCCCAAAGGCAGTATTGTGGTATGTGATCGCGGCTACAATGATTATTCCTGGTACAAGTTACTGACCGGGCAGGGGGTCTTTTACGTCACCCGACAACGGGGCAACGCCACTTATGAAGTTATTGAACGGTGTGCCGTTCCTGTTCATTCGAGCGTCATCAGTGATGCAGTCATTCGCTTCAATTCGTACCGCTCGTGCCAGAAGGAGCTGCCCAACGTGCGCCAAGTGGTCTACCAGGATGCGCAAACACAACGGGAATACATCTTTATCACCAACCATTTCAAGCTGTCCGCGCAAACCATTGCTGCCATTTATAAGCAGCGCTGGCAAGTGGAGTTGTTTTTTAAATGGATCAAGCAAAATCTCAAGATCAAATCGTTTTTGGGCACCAGCAAAAATGCCGTGATGACCCAAATCTGGATTGCCATGTGCGTCTATTTGCTGTTGGCATTCATCAAATTCAGTCATCAAGTGGCAATATCTCAGCAACAAATCCTGAGGCTGCTCGCACTTAACCTGTTTGCAAAACGGGACCTGATTAGGCTGATCAAGACTGAACCGCCGCCGGGTGATCATCAACCCATCCAGGGAGCTTTATGGTAA
- a CDS encoding SRPBCC domain-containing protein: MSEKNDHAAESAERVLVITRIFDAPRSLVFKAWTQPERLAHWCCPRGFTTPFHESDIRTGGAWRVCMRSPEGKDYWVQGRYREIVESERLVFTHAWEDAEGKPGHETLVTVNFTEHDGKTTQTFRQAIFKSVENRDSHEKGWSESFDNLADYLEKMGTHGE, from the coding sequence ATGAGCGAAAAAAATGACCACGCCGCGGAATCGGCGGAGCGGGTACTTGTCATCACTCGCATTTTCGATGCACCTCGCAGTCTGGTCTTCAAGGCCTGGACCCAGCCCGAGCGTCTCGCGCACTGGTGCTGTCCGCGCGGCTTTACCACGCCTTTCCACGAGTCGGACATCCGGACGGGCGGTGCCTGGCGCGTCTGCATGCGCTCCCCGGAGGGCAAGGACTATTGGGTTCAGGGTCGCTATCGGGAGATCGTGGAATCGGAGCGGCTTGTCTTTACCCATGCCTGGGAGGATGCAGAGGGAAAGCCCGGCCATGAAACGCTGGTGACGGTGAATTTCACCGAACACGATGGCAAGACAACGCAGACCTTCCGTCAAGCAATCTTCAAATCAGTCGAAAACCGTGATTCGCATGAGAAAGGCTGGAGCGAGTCCTTTGATAATCTTGCCGATTATCTGGAAAAAATGGGGACGCATGGAGAATGA
- a CDS encoding YciI family protein → MRFMVMIKADKNTEAGVMPSKKLLTDMGKYNEELVKAGVLLAGEGLQPSSKGARVKFSGDKRTVIDGPFTETKELIAGYWLFQVKSKEEAIEWVKRCPNPLEGESEIEIRQVFEAEDFGDEFTPELRHAEERMRAQVAGRQ, encoded by the coding sequence ATGCGATTCATGGTAATGATCAAAGCTGACAAGAACACAGAGGCGGGCGTCATGCCCAGTAAGAAGCTGCTCACGGATATGGGGAAATACAACGAGGAACTGGTGAAAGCGGGTGTGCTGCTTGCGGGCGAAGGGCTCCAGCCGAGCTCGAAGGGCGCACGCGTCAAGTTCTCCGGAGATAAACGCACCGTGATTGACGGGCCCTTCACCGAGACGAAAGAGCTGATTGCCGGTTATTGGCTGTTCCAGGTGAAGTCGAAGGAAGAGGCGATCGAGTGGGTCAAGCGTTGTCCCAATCCTCTTGAAGGGGAGTCAGAGATCGAGATTCGCCAGGTATTCGAGGCGGAGGACTTCGGTGACGAATTCACGCCCGAGCTCAGGCATGCGGAGGAGCGCATGCGCGCGCAGGTAGCTGGCAGGCAGTAG
- a CDS encoding VOC family protein: MQVQAYLFFDGRCEEALEFYRGALGAEVTMLMRFKDAPPEPAESSEAGKSSESCMPPAGSENKVMHASFRIGDTTVMASDGHCQGKPSFQGFSLSLTVSSEAEADRLFAALAEGGQVQMPLAKTFYSPRFGMVADRFGVSWMIYMTP; this comes from the coding sequence ATGCAAGTTCAAGCCTATCTATTCTTTGATGGCCGCTGCGAGGAAGCACTGGAGTTTTATCGTGGCGCGCTCGGCGCCGAGGTGACGATGCTCATGCGATTCAAGGACGCGCCTCCCGAACCCGCTGAATCTAGCGAAGCCGGAAAATCCAGTGAATCCTGCATGCCCCCGGCTGGTTCCGAAAATAAGGTGATGCATGCGAGCTTTCGTATCGGCGATACCACGGTGATGGCTTCCGACGGTCACTGCCAGGGAAAGCCCAGCTTCCAGGGTTTTTCCTTGTCACTCACTGTGTCCAGCGAGGCCGAGGCCGATCGTCTGTTCGCAGCGCTGGCCGAGGGTGGGCAGGTGCAAATGCCGTTGGCCAAAACTTTCTATTCGCCACGCTTCGGTATGGTAGCCGACCGATTTGGCGTGTCATGGATGATTTATATGACGCCTTGA